From the genome of Geobacter sp. SVR, one region includes:
- a CDS encoding DUF2156 domain-containing protein, with the protein MQIPVYPDSRALALDDKVLLDPLLGSLQPQVSELTFAGLYLFMSAHRYRLARIDESLIILGRGYDGREYFLPPLGGDISAALQVLFADGRELYGADDAFAVNYLTGEDLQVSEDRDSFDYVYLRDELASLPGNRFHKKKNRISYFSRRYDYRTEQYQDRHRDGCLVLLEEWRRSVVEADNPSLEAEVEATAMALKLSGELGLEGVVVLVADSVKAFSLGERLRNDTAVCHFEKADPFMEGLSQLVNREFSRMLFQDCRYINREQDLGDQGLRSAKLSYHPVEMIRKYRASRLVE; encoded by the coding sequence ATGCAAATTCCTGTCTATCCCGATTCACGGGCGCTGGCTCTCGACGATAAGGTCTTGCTGGACCCTCTCCTGGGGTCGCTCCAGCCGCAGGTTTCGGAACTGACTTTTGCCGGTCTGTATCTATTCATGTCGGCCCACCGTTACCGTTTGGCCCGCATTGACGAATCACTGATCATACTGGGAAGAGGCTATGACGGCAGGGAGTATTTCCTGCCGCCGCTCGGTGGGGATATTTCCGCAGCCCTGCAGGTGCTGTTCGCCGACGGACGTGAGCTTTACGGAGCCGACGATGCCTTTGCGGTCAACTATCTGACAGGCGAAGATCTGCAGGTGTCGGAGGACAGGGATAGCTTCGACTATGTCTATCTGCGGGATGAGCTGGCCAGCCTGCCGGGCAACCGCTTTCACAAGAAGAAGAACCGCATCAGCTATTTTTCCCGGCGGTATGACTATCGGACGGAGCAGTACCAGGACCGGCACCGGGATGGTTGCCTGGTGCTTTTGGAAGAATGGCGCAGATCGGTTGTGGAAGCGGACAACCCCTCCCTGGAAGCCGAGGTGGAGGCAACCGCCATGGCACTGAAGCTGTCCGGCGAACTGGGACTGGAAGGGGTGGTCGTGCTGGTGGCGGATTCGGTCAAGGCCTTTTCGCTGGGAGAACGGCTCAGAAACGATACCGCCGTATGCCATTTCGAGAAAGCCGACCCTTTCATGGAGGGGCTTTCGCAGCTGGTCAACCGAGAATTCAGCCGGATGTTGTTTCAGGACTGCCGCTATATCAATCGTGAGCAGGATCTGGGGGATCAGGGGCTGCGCAGCGCCAAGCTCTCCTATCATCCGGTGGAGATGATCAGGAAGTACAGGGCATCGCGCCTGGTTGAATGA
- the rpsF gene encoding 30S ribosomal protein S6 yields the protein MRKYETIYILQPDLNEDEIKVIADKVQDVIASYKGNFQRLEDWGIRKLAYPIRKSARGRYLYLRFDGGAEMIAELERRLRLDEKVLRYQTVNITDQPEKPVAEKKAPLAEPEAAEAVEAGAPAAETATE from the coding sequence ATGAGGAAGTACGAAACGATTTACATCCTCCAGCCGGACCTGAACGAAGATGAAATCAAAGTCATCGCCGACAAGGTCCAAGACGTCATTGCATCCTACAAGGGCAATTTTCAGCGACTGGAAGACTGGGGCATCAGGAAGCTGGCCTACCCCATCAGGAAAAGCGCCAGGGGACGCTACCTGTACCTGCGTTTTGATGGCGGCGCCGAGATGATCGCCGAATTGGAGCGTCGTCTCAGGCTTGACGAGAAGGTGCTCAGATACCAGACCGTTAACATCACCGATCAGCCCGAAAAGCCCGTCGCCGAGAAAAAGGCGCCGCTGGCGGAGCCTGAGGCTGCTGAGGCTGTCGAAGCCGGCGCACCTGCTGCAGAAACGGCAACTGAATAA
- the rpsR gene encoding 30S ribosomal protein S18, with product MSNERPASQQRPAGGPGGPRKKRPFQRRKVCRFCAEKNLTIDYKEPRTLRYFISERGKIIPRRISGNCSMHQREITEAIKRARNLALLPVASTHVLP from the coding sequence ATGAGCAATGAGAGACCCGCATCCCAGCAGAGACCCGCAGGCGGCCCCGGCGGCCCCCGCAAGAAGCGTCCGTTCCAGCGTAGGAAGGTGTGCCGCTTCTGCGCCGAGAAGAACCTGACCATCGACTACAAAGAGCCCCGCACGCTCCGCTACTTCATCTCCGAGCGCGGCAAGATCATTCCGCGCCGCATCTCCGGCAATTGCTCGATGCACCAGAGGGAGATCACCGAGGCTATCAAGCGCGCCCGCAACCTGGCGCTGCTGCCGGTTGCCTCGACTCACGTGCTCCCCTAA
- a CDS encoding YybS family protein, which produces MSPQPQGTAGVRLAAAVLGVLGSFALFAAYIAVPPAGLISGLLAPFPAAFSRFKFGRGTAVTIILGTIALLTSLFGVQTAILYLLQCGMVALIMPELLVRGLGASRSIAWATAAGLGICSMAALAVAVTSGQNPHLLAVKEINDSITHAISLYEKAGIKGEELDLVKQSMAMAAGLIVKIYPALITIALIAISGLNLALLKRSSSRWNFELRIGDFKDFRNAQLLVWLLIVAGFAMLADTPVITVPALNVLAVLAVLYFLQGLAVITAVLARQAFSGILKAALYLMLLFQPYLSALVAIIGIFDLWGDFRTPRNQENL; this is translated from the coding sequence ATGAGTCCGCAACCACAAGGCACAGCAGGGGTACGGCTGGCTGCCGCCGTTCTTGGCGTGCTCGGATCGTTCGCTCTGTTTGCCGCGTATATCGCAGTTCCGCCGGCAGGCCTGATATCGGGCCTGCTGGCGCCTTTTCCAGCCGCATTTTCACGATTCAAATTCGGCCGGGGCACGGCAGTAACCATCATTCTGGGGACCATAGCCCTGCTGACCAGCCTTTTCGGGGTTCAAACCGCCATCCTGTATTTGCTCCAGTGCGGGATGGTCGCCCTGATAATGCCGGAACTGCTGGTACGGGGGCTGGGAGCTTCCCGCTCCATCGCCTGGGCCACGGCGGCCGGTTTGGGCATTTGCAGTATGGCAGCTCTGGCAGTAGCCGTTACCAGCGGCCAGAACCCCCATCTTCTGGCGGTCAAGGAGATCAACGACAGTATCACCCACGCCATAAGCCTTTATGAAAAGGCCGGCATCAAGGGTGAAGAACTCGACTTGGTCAAGCAGTCGATGGCCATGGCTGCCGGCTTGATCGTCAAGATCTACCCGGCCCTGATCACCATTGCCCTGATCGCCATAAGCGGTCTGAATCTGGCCCTGCTCAAACGCTCCTCTTCGCGCTGGAATTTTGAGCTGCGAATCGGTGATTTCAAGGATTTCAGAAATGCGCAGTTACTGGTGTGGCTGCTGATAGTCGCAGGATTTGCCATGCTGGCCGATACTCCGGTCATCACCGTACCTGCTCTGAACGTACTGGCAGTTTTGGCGGTGCTTTATTTCCTGCAGGGACTGGCGGTCATTACGGCAGTCCTCGCCCGCCAGGCCTTTTCCGGGATCCTGAAAGCCGCATTGTACCTGATGTTGCTGTTTCAGCCGTATCTTTCCGCCCTGGTGGCGATCATAGGAATATTCGACCTGTGGGGTGACTTCCGCACTCCCAGAAATCAGGAAAACCTGTAA
- the rplI gene encoding 50S ribosomal protein L9 yields MKVILQENIDTLGHIGDIVKVAPGYARNYLLPKGLAVVATEKNAKALEHVKRQMAYKKDKALESARLLAAKLGELVIELTHQAGEEGKLFGSVTNMEIAASLKEKGFDIDRKTIVLADPIKNVGEYTVPVKINPEVSASLKVTVKAA; encoded by the coding sequence ATGAAGGTAATTCTGCAGGAGAACATCGACACCCTCGGCCACATCGGCGATATCGTCAAGGTTGCACCCGGTTATGCGCGCAACTACCTGCTCCCCAAAGGACTGGCTGTCGTGGCCACCGAGAAGAACGCCAAGGCCCTCGAACATGTCAAGCGCCAGATGGCCTACAAGAAGGACAAGGCCCTCGAATCCGCACGTTTGCTGGCTGCCAAGCTGGGCGAACTGGTAATCGAGCTGACGCATCAGGCCGGTGAAGAAGGTAAACTGTTCGGCTCCGTTACCAACATGGAAATCGCCGCCTCCCTCAAGGAGAAAGGCTTTGATATCGACCGCAAAACCATCGTGCTGGCCGACCCCATCAAAAACGTCGGCGAGTACACCGTGCCGGTCAAGATCAATCCTGAAGTCTCCGCTTCGCTCAAGGTTACGGTCAAAGCGGCCTAA
- a CDS encoding hemolysin family protein has protein sequence MDTMLLEMLVICLMVVLNGFFSCSEFAIISVRKSRIAQLQTEGDERARIIDGLQQDPHRLLAIVQIGVTVTGSTASTVGGIIAIEKIRPILLDLPWPVIQHAAEPLAVMSVVVVVSYFSLIIGELVPKAIGLQYADTIALWVAKPIDSLARVGSIGVSLLTASSKAVMQLIGVKDDRSTFITREEVQHIVAEGHESGVFSTTEHEYIQNVFEFTHTCVREVMVPRTRIVGLELSASRDEVVRVVLENMYSRYPVYRGTIEDIAGVVHGKDLLGRLVAGEPFDLLAIMRPPVFVPESMMVNDLLKQMQRSRNQMALVVDEYGGLSGLATSEDLIEELLGEIEDEHDAGETGAVQSLPDGQLLVAGYLSVFDLDETIDINPEDDLPYDTVAGLILHELGRFPLRGEAVEWHGYRFICEEVTRTSILKVRIVPVKG, from the coding sequence GTGGATACCATGTTGCTTGAAATGCTGGTTATTTGCCTGATGGTCGTGCTGAACGGCTTTTTTTCCTGTTCTGAATTCGCCATCATCTCTGTTCGAAAAAGCCGGATCGCACAACTGCAGACCGAAGGAGACGAGCGGGCGCGCATTATCGACGGTCTGCAGCAGGACCCCCATCGCCTGCTGGCAATCGTTCAGATCGGCGTCACCGTGACAGGTTCCACCGCATCGACCGTCGGCGGCATCATCGCCATCGAAAAGATACGTCCGATCCTGCTCGATCTCCCTTGGCCGGTCATACAGCATGCCGCCGAACCCCTGGCGGTCATGTCGGTCGTCGTTGTGGTCTCTTACTTTTCCCTGATTATCGGTGAACTGGTACCCAAAGCCATCGGCCTGCAATACGCCGATACGATCGCGCTCTGGGTCGCCAAGCCGATCGATTCTCTGGCGCGTGTGGGGTCGATCGGAGTCAGTCTCCTGACCGCTTCCAGCAAGGCCGTCATGCAACTGATTGGCGTAAAAGACGACCGCTCCACCTTCATCACGCGGGAAGAGGTTCAGCACATCGTGGCCGAGGGGCACGAGAGCGGCGTGTTCAGCACCACTGAGCACGAGTACATCCAGAACGTATTCGAATTTACGCATACCTGCGTCCGTGAAGTCATGGTGCCTCGTACCCGCATCGTCGGTCTTGAGCTGTCCGCCTCGCGCGACGAGGTCGTCAGGGTGGTGCTGGAGAATATGTATTCCCGCTATCCGGTCTACCGGGGAACCATCGAGGACATAGCCGGTGTGGTGCACGGCAAGGACCTGCTGGGAAGGCTGGTGGCTGGGGAGCCTTTCGATCTGCTGGCCATCATGAGGCCGCCGGTCTTCGTGCCGGAAAGCATGATGGTCAACGATCTGCTCAAACAGATGCAGCGCAGCAGGAATCAGATGGCGCTGGTGGTGGACGAGTATGGCGGACTGAGCGGGCTGGCGACCTCCGAGGACCTGATCGAAGAATTGCTGGGAGAGATCGAGGACGAGCACGATGCCGGAGAAACGGGTGCTGTTCAGAGCCTGCCGGATGGACAGCTCCTGGTGGCCGGCTACCTGTCGGTGTTCGACCTGGACGAGACGATCGACATCAACCCCGAGGATGATCTGCCCTACGACACGGTAGCCGGGTTGATCCTTCACGAGCTGGGCCGGTTTCCGTTGCGCGGTGAGGCAGTGGAGTGGCACGGGTACCGCTTCATCTGTGAAGAGGTGACCCGCACCTCCATTCTCAAGGTGCGCATCGTTCCGGTCAAAGGATGA
- a CDS encoding DUF3971 domain-containing protein, translated as MPKLKPSYIKIPGLILLALSTLMISLAFFLPRLIDVNAYRNEIIDVLQKTLNRKVSFSRGEFSMHIGPTFTFDDVTVKEPDGVSDFLSARRITFHLALLPLLEKKVVLNDVTLDGAGLRLKRGSDGTLNIEDLLKPGSESYQIHLKRVQVRNGSLEWRDMFIGKGEFSARAEHVNLSMENLSRGRKGSFKLSCELPGQASGPALVSLSGTARLPAGTTPLTETELNANLDLRQADPGHFWPYYGRYIPFDNPGGRIDLATSFKGRMREFSAKGKLKLAGVTVHWPTVFHHPVNPRLAQLDYELRLNKNAIDMPSLQFSADGFRIKGSCRLQDITSSDLRITARATSEPFRLEGLRQWIPYGIIAKDASEYIEEHITGGTYKLDEGSLDGRISQIVHMEKGTNYNVLHIKGRVENGIVSYGPKVPTFTNIRAGLEMLGKDFIVSHATGTFGNSPFKVEGRITDYPLDSPCSYPFQMEITPHPGDVAWLSRLAGADRLNFAGTSTLQLRGSGLVSSYRLAGEWELKQANYAFPGIIRKPSGMPNHMSFSSILGPSDTRLTSLSYTLPPMALSGTAHLKYAKEPHLDFELQTNQFLLSESLPILSQWQTYRPHGKVQAHITGSGNPSDFAAMDYNGTVGLTSFAFLPGQNLKPISNVNGLITFKGNSLETSSISVRYGSSLISAKGRIRDFKNPEAEITLASPELFLKDIADAAPKNNVAIRRLQASLAIRSNSYVVRSLSGQLNSSNFNISGTYTGGSAPQANLSLGSSQLDIEDLLLLTKLTGQGAGPSSASDGEFKITLAADAGKYGKLPFTALNASLSRDEGIVYLQKLEAGIYGGKLSAKGRIGPNTAGPGSRYDLKFNLERVNAERLLHALDASREVTGTLNLEGEVTARGDSLAEIKKTALGNLRLRLEKGSLRKFSVLSKIFSILNLSQLLKFQLPDMVAGGMPYNTIKGSFAVRDGLLSTQDLFIRGDALNISLVGNADVVREELKFTIGVQPLQTVDKVVNRIPVVGWLLTGKDKAFLTAYFEAKGPWSNPRVEAIPVKSMAKGVLNIFRRVFELPVRLFTDTGEVILGK; from the coding sequence GTGCCGAAACTGAAGCCTTCCTACATCAAAATTCCCGGTCTGATCCTCCTCGCCCTGAGTACCCTCATGATCAGCCTGGCGTTTTTCCTGCCGCGCCTGATCGATGTCAATGCCTATCGCAACGAGATAATCGACGTTCTGCAGAAAACCCTCAATCGCAAGGTCAGCTTCTCGCGCGGCGAATTTTCGATGCATATCGGTCCGACCTTTACCTTCGACGACGTCACGGTAAAGGAGCCGGACGGCGTTTCGGATTTCCTGTCGGCCAGACGCATCACATTCCACCTGGCGCTGCTCCCGCTGCTCGAAAAAAAGGTCGTGCTGAACGACGTAACCCTGGATGGTGCAGGGCTGCGCCTCAAGCGGGGAAGTGACGGCACCTTGAATATCGAGGACCTGCTCAAGCCGGGGAGCGAGTCATATCAGATTCATCTGAAGCGGGTGCAGGTCAGGAATGGTTCTCTGGAATGGCGTGACATGTTCATAGGCAAAGGGGAATTTTCTGCACGTGCCGAACATGTCAACCTGTCGATGGAAAATCTTTCCCGTGGACGCAAGGGGAGCTTCAAATTGTCCTGCGAGCTGCCGGGACAGGCTTCCGGCCCCGCCCTGGTGTCTTTGTCAGGAACGGCCCGTCTGCCGGCCGGCACCACCCCCCTGACGGAAACGGAGCTGAATGCGAACCTCGACCTCAGACAGGCTGATCCGGGACATTTCTGGCCCTACTACGGCAGGTACATTCCCTTCGACAATCCCGGCGGCCGGATTGACCTGGCAACCAGCTTCAAGGGCCGCATGCGCGAGTTCAGTGCCAAGGGAAAGCTGAAACTGGCCGGGGTTACGGTTCACTGGCCCACGGTTTTCCACCATCCGGTCAACCCGCGCCTTGCGCAGCTGGATTACGAACTCAGGCTCAATAAAAACGCCATCGACATGCCTTCGCTCCAGTTCTCCGCCGATGGCTTCAGGATCAAGGGGAGCTGCAGGCTTCAGGATATCACCTCATCCGATCTGCGGATTACCGCGCGAGCGACCTCCGAACCCTTCCGTCTCGAGGGACTGCGCCAATGGATTCCCTACGGCATCATTGCCAAGGACGCCTCGGAATACATAGAGGAACATATCACCGGAGGCACGTACAAACTCGATGAAGGCTCGCTCGATGGCCGCATCAGCCAGATCGTGCACATGGAAAAGGGCACCAACTACAACGTGCTCCATATCAAGGGCAGGGTCGAAAACGGCATTGTCAGCTACGGTCCCAAGGTGCCAACTTTTACCAACATACGGGCCGGGCTGGAAATGCTGGGCAAGGACTTCATCGTCAGCCATGCCACCGGTACGTTCGGCAATTCTCCCTTCAAGGTGGAGGGGCGCATAACCGACTATCCCCTCGACAGCCCCTGCAGCTATCCCTTTCAGATGGAGATAACCCCGCATCCGGGCGATGTGGCGTGGCTCTCCCGTCTGGCGGGTGCCGACCGGCTGAATTTTGCAGGCACCTCCACGTTGCAGCTGCGGGGAAGCGGCCTCGTCTCCTCCTATCGTCTCGCGGGGGAGTGGGAGCTGAAGCAGGCCAATTACGCATTTCCCGGGATCATCCGCAAGCCGTCGGGCATGCCCAATCATATGAGCTTCAGTTCCATTCTCGGTCCCAGCGATACCCGCCTGACCAGTCTGTCCTACACTCTGCCGCCGATGGCCCTGTCCGGAACGGCACACTTGAAATACGCGAAAGAACCGCATCTCGATTTTGAACTGCAGACCAACCAGTTTCTCTTGAGCGAGTCGCTTCCGATTCTCTCGCAGTGGCAGACCTATCGGCCGCACGGCAAGGTCCAGGCTCACATCACCGGCAGCGGCAATCCGTCCGATTTTGCCGCCATGGACTACAACGGCACTGTCGGGCTCACTTCGTTTGCCTTTCTACCCGGACAAAATCTCAAGCCGATCAGCAATGTCAACGGTTTGATCACCTTCAAGGGAAACAGTCTGGAAACATCCAGTATCAGCGTGCGTTACGGCAGTTCGCTTATCAGTGCCAAGGGCAGGATCAGGGATTTCAAGAACCCCGAAGCTGAAATCACCCTCGCGTCACCTGAGCTTTTCCTCAAGGATATCGCCGATGCCGCGCCCAAAAACAATGTCGCCATCCGCAGGCTCCAGGCCTCGCTTGCCATCAGGAGCAACAGCTATGTTGTCCGCAGTTTGTCCGGGCAGCTCAACTCCTCCAATTTCAACATCAGCGGTACCTATACCGGCGGCAGCGCCCCCCAGGCCAACCTGTCGCTCGGCTCTTCCCAGCTCGATATCGAGGATCTGCTGCTGCTGACCAAGCTGACAGGGCAGGGTGCGGGGCCATCCAGTGCATCCGACGGGGAATTCAAGATCACCCTGGCTGCCGATGCCGGCAAATACGGCAAGCTGCCATTTACCGCCCTGAACGCCAGCCTTTCCAGGGATGAAGGCATTGTGTATCTGCAGAAGCTTGAGGCCGGCATATACGGGGGCAAGCTGTCGGCCAAGGGCAGAATCGGGCCCAATACCGCCGGTCCGGGCAGCCGCTACGATCTGAAGTTCAATCTCGAGCGGGTCAATGCCGAACGCCTCCTGCATGCCCTGGACGCCTCCCGCGAAGTTACCGGCACGCTCAATCTGGAAGGGGAGGTCACGGCCCGTGGCGACAGTCTGGCGGAGATCAAGAAGACCGCCCTGGGCAATCTGCGACTGCGTCTGGAAAAGGGGAGCCTGCGTAAATTCAGCGTGCTTTCCAAAATTTTTTCCATCCTCAATCTCTCGCAGTTGCTGAAATTTCAGCTCCCGGACATGGTGGCGGGTGGCATGCCGTACAATACCATCAAAGGCAGCTTCGCCGTCCGTGACGGGCTCCTTTCCACCCAGGATCTGTTCATCCGTGGCGATGCCCTCAATATTTCGCTGGTCGGTAACGCAGACGTGGTCAGGGAGGAGCTGAAATTCACCATCGGAGTGCAACCGCTGCAGACCGTGGACAAAGTGGTGAACCGCATCCCTGTGGTGGGCTGGTTGCTCACCGGCAAAGACAAGGCTTTCCTGACCGCCTATTTCGAGGCAAAAGGGCCGTGGTCCAACCCCCGTGTGGAGGCCATTCCGGTCAAATCGATGGCAAAAGGGGTCCTCAATATTTTCAGGAGGGTATTCGAGTTGCCCGTGCGCCTGTTCACCGATACCGGTGAGGTCATCCTGGGGAAATGA
- a CDS encoding Fur family transcriptional regulator: MDLEKKKTFNNFAARKGLRSTRQRDIILDAFLSTHQHVSVEELYLKIKTTHPGIGNATVYRTLKLFVEAGLAREMLLHDGQTRYEHITAGEHHDHLVCTGCNSIIEFENETIEQLQNEIAMRHGFLIRSHKLEIYGLCSACRG; this comes from the coding sequence ATGGACCTGGAAAAGAAAAAGACGTTCAACAATTTTGCTGCACGCAAAGGGCTGCGCTCCACGCGCCAGCGCGACATCATCCTGGACGCCTTCCTGTCCACCCACCAGCATGTCAGTGTCGAAGAACTGTACCTCAAAATCAAAACCACCCATCCCGGGATCGGTAACGCCACGGTATACCGTACACTCAAGCTGTTCGTCGAGGCCGGCCTGGCCCGCGAGATGCTGCTGCACGACGGCCAGACCCGTTATGAGCACATAACCGCCGGCGAACACCACGACCACCTGGTGTGCACCGGATGCAACAGCATCATCGAATTCGAGAACGAGACCATCGAACAGTTGCAGAACGAAATCGCCATGCGTCACGGATTTCTGATCCGGAGCCACAAGCTGGAGATATACGGCCTGTGCTCCGCGTGTCGTGGATAA
- the feoB gene encoding ferrous iron transport protein B: MATCCGKQSEVKSGHAVRRVALVGNPNVGKSVLFNALTGAYVTVSNYPGTSVEVSRGTAAIEGQEWQVIDTPGMYSIHTITEEERVAREILLHETPDVVLHVLDARNLERMLAMTIQLIEAELPVILVVNIMDEAERMGLKIDLALLRERLGIPVIGAATAHKRGMDEIRSAIAGYCRTDGAEGRFPYSRLLEHDIREVAALMEGDYILSRRSLALLLLQQDEEIIGMVRQREGERYAVLAEKVREIAFERRESFHLDLSLERKEIVKKVVRDAFIIPDKRVVTWPDRLARLAVQPLTGVPLLLIVVYFGLYKFVGEFGAGTLVDLLEGKLFEELFNPWVTSVVKGLIPWEIIQELFVGEYGIITLGIRYAVGIILPIVATFFVFFSFLEDTGYFPRLALLVDRIFKRFGMSGRAVIPIVLGLGCDTMATMVTRTLETVRERIIATLLLALAIPCSAQIGVIMALLSKTPGALAVWGASILLLFIAVGLLSARLLPGDAPMFYMELPPMRLPQFSNVLTKTYTRMQWYFLEILPLFILASVLLWLGKITHFFEKMVEAMTPVMGAIGLPKEAAVAFIFGFFRRDYGAAGLYDLQTKGLMSARQLTVAAVTLTIFIPCVAQFLIMKKERGWKVASVIGLFVSFLAFGSGYALNQLLLATGILT; encoded by the coding sequence ATGGCAACATGCTGTGGCAAGCAATCTGAAGTGAAGAGCGGCCATGCCGTCAGACGGGTTGCGCTGGTCGGCAATCCCAATGTGGGCAAGAGCGTTCTCTTCAACGCCCTGACTGGAGCTTATGTCACGGTGTCCAACTATCCGGGGACCTCGGTGGAGGTATCGCGGGGCACGGCTGCCATCGAGGGGCAGGAATGGCAGGTCATCGACACTCCCGGCATGTATTCGATTCACACCATCACCGAAGAGGAGCGGGTTGCCCGGGAGATCCTGCTGCACGAGACCCCCGACGTGGTGCTGCATGTACTGGACGCACGCAACCTGGAGCGGATGCTGGCCATGACGATCCAGCTGATCGAAGCCGAATTGCCGGTGATCCTGGTAGTCAATATCATGGACGAGGCCGAGCGCATGGGGCTCAAGATCGACCTGGCCCTGCTGCGCGAGCGTCTGGGAATTCCGGTGATCGGGGCTGCCACGGCGCATAAGCGTGGCATGGACGAGATCCGCAGCGCCATTGCCGGCTACTGCCGCACTGATGGCGCAGAGGGGCGGTTTCCCTACAGTCGCCTGCTGGAGCATGACATCAGGGAGGTAGCCGCTCTCATGGAGGGGGACTACATCCTTTCCCGCCGTTCCCTGGCGCTGCTTCTCCTGCAGCAGGACGAGGAGATCATCGGAATGGTGCGCCAGCGTGAGGGGGAACGGTATGCAGTGCTGGCAGAAAAGGTGCGCGAAATCGCCTTTGAGCGCCGTGAATCGTTTCACCTCGACCTGTCGCTAGAGCGCAAGGAGATCGTCAAGAAGGTGGTCCGCGATGCCTTCATCATACCCGACAAGCGGGTGGTGACCTGGCCCGACCGCCTTGCCCGTCTTGCGGTGCAGCCCCTGACCGGCGTACCGCTGTTGTTGATCGTGGTCTATTTCGGCCTTTACAAGTTCGTCGGTGAGTTCGGCGCCGGTACTCTCGTCGATCTGCTGGAAGGCAAGCTGTTTGAAGAGCTGTTCAACCCCTGGGTCACCAGTGTCGTGAAGGGGCTCATCCCCTGGGAGATCATCCAGGAGCTGTTCGTGGGGGAGTACGGCATCATCACTCTGGGGATCCGCTATGCCGTCGGCATCATTCTGCCGATCGTGGCCACCTTCTTCGTCTTTTTCTCGTTTCTGGAAGATACCGGCTATTTTCCGCGCCTGGCGCTCCTGGTGGATCGCATCTTCAAACGGTTCGGCATGAGCGGGCGGGCGGTGATCCCGATCGTGCTCGGCCTGGGCTGCGATACCATGGCCACCATGGTGACCCGTACCCTGGAGACGGTGCGTGAACGGATCATTGCGACTCTGCTGCTGGCCCTGGCCATCCCCTGTTCGGCCCAGATCGGCGTCATCATGGCGCTGCTCTCCAAGACCCCCGGCGCCTTGGCTGTCTGGGGTGCGAGCATACTGCTGCTGTTCATCGCGGTCGGTCTGCTGTCGGCCAGGCTTCTGCCGGGCGATGCCCCCATGTTCTACATGGAACTGCCTCCCATGCGGCTGCCGCAGTTCAGCAACGTGCTGACCAAGACCTATACCCGTATGCAGTGGTATTTCCTGGAGATCCTGCCGCTCTTCATCCTGGCGTCAGTGCTGCTCTGGCTGGGCAAGATCACCCACTTCTTCGAAAAGATGGTGGAGGCCATGACGCCGGTCATGGGGGCCATTGGTCTGCCCAAGGAGGCTGCGGTTGCCTTTATCTTCGGTTTTTTCCGCCGCGATTACGGTGCTGCCGGGCTCTATGACCTGCAGACCAAGGGGTTGATGAGTGCCCGCCAGCTGACAGTGGCGGCCGTGACCCTGACGATCTTCATTCCCTGCGTGGCCCAATTCCTGATCATGAAGAAGGAGCGCGGCTGGAAGGTGGCCTCCGTCATCGGCCTGTTCGTCAGCTTCCTGGCGTTCGGCAGCGGCTACGCCCTGAACCAGTTGCTGCTGGCAACCGGAATTCTCACGTAG
- a CDS encoding metal-dependent transcriptional regulator translates to MKLSDKAEEILEALWIAVEEEGAAFLDPEKSGIAIQDPAYAELTGHTLVEIRQGMVYFRPEGKEEGRMTIRRHRLAERLMMDVLNIRGEDGDYKACQFEHLLNEGVDTKVCTMLNHPVTCPHGKPIPPGECCAAARAQGDLGVVPLTEFKAGQEGEIAYIQTEDNKKMQKLMAMGVLPGNKIALVQSFPSYIFRVGFSEFAIDTNLAKEIFVRK, encoded by the coding sequence ATGAAGCTGTCCGACAAGGCGGAAGAGATCCTGGAAGCGCTGTGGATCGCAGTGGAGGAAGAGGGGGCAGCGTTTCTGGACCCGGAGAAGTCGGGCATCGCGATACAGGATCCGGCATACGCCGAACTGACCGGTCATACCCTGGTGGAGATCCGCCAGGGCATGGTCTACTTCCGACCGGAAGGGAAGGAGGAGGGGCGCATGACCATCCGGCGCCACCGCCTGGCTGAACGCCTGATGATGGACGTGCTCAATATCCGCGGCGAGGACGGCGATTACAAGGCCTGTCAGTTCGAGCACCTGCTCAACGAAGGGGTGGACACCAAGGTCTGCACCATGCTCAATCATCCCGTCACCTGTCCCCACGGCAAACCGATTCCTCCCGGTGAATGCTGCGCCGCAGCCCGCGCCCAGGGGGATCTGGGGGTCGTGCCACTGACCGAGTTCAAGGCGGGCCAGGAGGGGGAGATCGCCTACATCCAGACCGAGGACAACAAGAAGATGCAGAAACTGATGGCCATGGGGGTGCTGCCAGGCAACAAGATCGCCCTGGTGCAGTCATTCCCCTCCTACATCTTCAGGGTGGGCTTTTCGGAATTTGCCATTGATACGAATCTCGCCAAGGAGATTTTCGTCAGGAAATAG